A window of the Methanoculleus horonobensis genome harbors these coding sequences:
- a CDS encoding universal stress protein, whose amino-acid sequence MKILVLIDGSKWSQKAALHAIGLAKRKNAEVVLFSVLDIAEAKAMAFNFCAQSGICDQLKGYEERIWKDMRKSIEDDQNGILTRYQGEKIRCSSKIVEGSIREEVLKETNSGEYGLIVMGAFGRSGKSRISALLEQIGGAVKPPLLVVR is encoded by the coding sequence TATCGATGGTTCGAAGTGGAGCCAGAAAGCGGCTCTGCATGCGATTGGACTGGCAAAGCGGAAGAATGCCGAGGTAGTCCTCTTCTCGGTGCTGGATATCGCGGAGGCCAAGGCGATGGCGTTCAACTTCTGCGCCCAGAGCGGGATCTGCGACCAGCTGAAGGGCTACGAAGAGCGGATCTGGAAGGACATGCGAAAGAGCATCGAGGATGACCAGAACGGCATCCTCACCCGTTACCAGGGGGAGAAGATCCGGTGCTCGTCAAAGATCGTCGAGGGGTCGATCAGGGAGGAGGTTCTTAAGGAGACGAACTCCGGCGAATACGGGCTGATCGTCATGGGCGCTTTCGGCAGGAGCGGAAAGTCCCGGATCAGCGCCCTGCTCGAGCAGATCGGCGGCGCTGTCAAACCGCCGCTGCTCGTCGTCAGATAA